DNA sequence from the Cellulophaga sp. HaHaR_3_176 genome:
ACACCCATACCTATCGGCTGTACATGGTTCCTGTAAGCTGTAATCATTTTATCTTTAGAAAGATCCATAGCATGAAGAGCTCCTGCTAAAACAGCTTCTTGACCATTATAAAGATGTAAAAATCCTCTAACTTTTTGTTGTATGTAAACGGCTGCTAATTTGTCCTCGAATTTTCTCCAGAACAACATATCTTCATACCATTTTAGGTAGACTTCTTTTGTGATTTTCTCCATTAAATGCGAATTTTTATAGAACTATAATTATTTCTACTCAACTTTAGGAACAAAAATTGAAAAGCAAAAATACACATATAAATCAATAGGTGAAAAAAATTAAACAAAAAGCTTAACCGCAAATAGAAAATACACGAATATTGATCATAAAGTGAAAAAAATGCAAAAAAAAGACCCTATTTCTGGTTTTTCAATTTATAAAAATGAGCTATTGAATGCTAAAGGAAGAATATCTAACAAAGAATCTATTTTTAAAACCTCTCCTTTTTCTCCCATTAATAAAATTTTGATAGGTAGTTTTTGCTTTTGCTCATACTCAATCATAGATTGTCTACAATTTCCACAAGGTGCTGCTGGCGAATCAACCACATAATTTTTTGATGTTGCTGAAATTGCCACAGCCTTTATAATCACGTTAGGGTATTTTGCACTTGCATGATATATTGCAACTCTTTCTGCACAAAGTCCAGAAGGGTACGCTGCATTCTCTTGATTACTACCAATAACAACTTCTCCGTTCTCTAAAAGAACAGCTGCTCCAACCTGAAAATTTGAATATGGGGCATATGCATTTTTACGAGCCTCTACTGCCGATATCATCAACTCCAAATCTTCAGCATCTAAAGCTTTACAAGATGGATATACACTATAATCAATTACTAATTTATGCTTTTTCAAATTTTATTTTTAATTAAATATAAGTCAACAAATCTAACTTTTACAACTATTTAAAATGTTAATTGATGAAAACTAAAAAATCCAAACCAAAACTACATAGTTTTAATTTGGATTTTCTTAATATGTATATTAGCACTTAATCGTTAAAAAACTCTTCTCCGAAATTAAATGTTAGAGAAAAACGAAGTGTATTTTCTAATGGGTTTTGAATTTTAGAAGATGAAAACAAATAAGAAAGATCTATTTGTGTTGCCTTAAATTTAAAACCCGCTCCAACAGACATAAATTTTCTAGATCCTTTCTCTTCACTTTCGTTAAAGTAACCCGCCCTTAACATAAAAGCATTTTGGTATCTATATTCAGCACCTAAAGCCCATGTAACTTCTTTAATCTCTTCTGAAAAACCTCCAGGAGCATCATTAAAAGATTTAAAAACACCTTCTAAGAAACCTATACTCTGGTATTCTTGTGCATCATCTCCATTAACATCTCCATCATTATTAAAATCTTGAGGCGTTGGCACTAACAATTTATTAAATTCAGTACTTACTGCTATTGTATTATCTCCATCAAGTATAAAGTCAAATCCACCACCAAACTTTAAATTCGTTGGTAAAAAATTCTCTTGTCCTCCTTGATCATAAGAAATCTTATTTCCTAAATTAGATATATTAAATCCAGCCCTCCATCTACCATCAAAATTATTATAAGCAACTTCTCTAGACCTATAATAACCGGCAACATCTACCGCAAACGCATTTGCTGCCTGAGAGTCTGTATTCGCTTGGTCTTGAAATTTAAGGTTAGAACTAATAAAACGCCCCGCTACTCCCATTGAAAATGTTTCACTAAGTTTTAGCGAATAAGAACCATCAATTGCAAATTCATTTGGCTTCACAATTCGAGGGTTGTCTTCAAAATTTTGACGTAATTGTATTTCTCCTAACGTAAAATATCTAATACTTGCCGCAAAAGCACTTCTATCATCAATCTTATTATAAAAATTTGCATTTAACAATGCTATATCTGTAATTATACTTTCTAAATAAGGTGTATAACTTACCGCAATGCCCATTTTATGCTCTGCAAAAGCAAATTTAGCAGGGTTCCATTGTTGAGAATATGCATCAACTGATGTAGCCACACCCATATCTCCCATACCAGATGCTCTAGCATCTGCTGCGATTGTTAAAAAGGGTACCCCCGTCGAAATAACTCTATCATTATCTTGAGCAAACACATTTGCAATGCTTAACAAAAAAGAGACTAAAATTGCTTTTTTCATTTTTGAATTTCTATCAATTTAAAATATAGGTTCTATTGTTAACTTAAATGTAATGAAAACTAAACTATACATTCAATCATATAACTAACGCCTGTATTCTAAAAAACTTATCTAAGAAGATAAAAAAAATGATATTTATTTAAAAAATAAGACTATAACACTTCCTTAAATTTATTACTATATACCTTATTAATTGAATCACAATAATAATTAACTAATAAAAAGAAAAAACAAAATACTAATACTAACTTTGCTGCGTTATAAATGGTGTAATTACTATTAAGCCGAAAAATTAATTTTCTTTAAATAATTTACTTTTCATAAAATATTCTAAAGAAAACATCGTTCTTAAAGCCGAAAGCAATAATTGCAAACCAAAAATATTGATTTACCAAACTACATTAATGTAGTTGATTTTATTGAACTCAAGTCCTAATTATGAAAAAACAATTCATCAAAGTTGTACTCTCTTGTGCTGTTATAGCAAGTAGTGTAAGTAGTTGTAAAAACTCTTCTTCTAAAAACACATCTAGAGCTACAGGTTGGAAAATAAATGCAAAGGAAGGTGGTTTTCAGCACAATACAGATTATAAAGAGCAAGAAACTGCTCCTGGTCTAGTATTCGTTGAAGGTGGTACTTTTACCAAGGGTAAAGTGCAAGATGATGTGATGCATGATTGGAACAACACGCCTACACAACAACACGTTCAGTCTTTTTACATGGACGAAACCGAGGTAACTAATTCTATGTATTTAGAATATTTAGATTTCCTTAAAAAGGTTTACCCTCCTGAAGATCCTCGTTACGCAAATATTTACACAGGTGCTTTACCTGACACATTAGTATGGAGAAACCGTTTAGGTTTCAACGAAACTATGACAAATAACTATTTACGTCACCCAGCATACGCAGAATACCCTGTTGTTGGTGTAAATTGGATTCAAGCTGTACAATTTGCAGAATGGAGAACAGACCGTGTTAATGAAATTATGCTAGAAAGAGAAGGTTACCTATCTAGTGAGGCTAAATACAAAGCTTTAAATAGTGAAGCCGAAGGTACTTTTAGTACTGAAGCTTATTTGAACAGACCAGAATCTGTTTATAATGGTCAAATAGATTCATTACAAGGTAAAATGAAAAAAGATTCTATTTCTAATTTTGCTTCACGTAGTACAGGTATCATTTTACCTGAATACAGACTACCTACCGAAACTGAATGGGAATATGCAGCTGCTGCTCAAGTAGGATCAAGAGAATACAATAACTACAGAGGTAGAAAAAAATATCCTTGGGAAGGTGATTACACTAGAAACGGACAACGTGTTGGTCGTGGAGATCAATTAGCCAATTTCAAACAAGGAAAAGGTGATTATGGCGGAATTGCAGGTTGGTCTGATGATGGTGCTGATATTACTGCCGAAGTAAAATCATACAAACCTAATGATTTAGGCTTATACGATATGGCTGGGAATGTTGCTGAATGGACAGCTGATGTTTATAGACCAATGGTTGATGACGAAGTAAGTGATTTTAACTACTATAGAGGAAATGTTTACATGAAAACCGCTATCGGAGAAGATGGTAAAGTAAATGTTATTAGAGACTCTATCGTTTACGATACTTTACCTAACGGAAAAATAGTAGCAGTAAACTTACCTGGAGAAATTAAAATGGTAGCTGTTGATGAGCAAGAAACTTATTTGAGAACAAACTTCTCTTCAAGTGACAACAGAGGCTATAGAGATGGCGATGCCGGATCATCAAGATTTTATGACAAATTTAATGATGACGAAGACGGAGATGAAAAGAAGAAAATGTACAATTCTCCTAACCATAAAGTTGAACGTGATTCTGCCGGAACAGTTGTTCGTCAATACGATGAATCAAATTACAGAACAACACTTATAAATAATGAAGTAAGAGTTTTTAAAGGTGGTTCTTGGAGAGACAGAGCATACTGGTTAGATCCTGCACAACGTAGATACCTACCACAATATATGGCAACAGATTATATTGGTTTTAGATGCGCAATGTCTAGAGTTGGTTCTAAATCAAAAACAAAAAATAAAACTGTTAGAGGTAAAAAAGCTAAATAATAGCTTAAAACACA
Encoded proteins:
- the cdd gene encoding cytidine deaminase; this translates as MKKHKLVIDYSVYPSCKALDAEDLELMISAVEARKNAYAPYSNFQVGAAVLLENGEVVIGSNQENAAYPSGLCAERVAIYHASAKYPNVIIKAVAISATSKNYVVDSPAAPCGNCRQSMIEYEQKQKLPIKILLMGEKGEVLKIDSLLDILPLAFNSSFL
- the porV gene encoding type IX secretion system outer membrane channel protein PorV; translation: MKKAILVSFLLSIANVFAQDNDRVISTGVPFLTIAADARASGMGDMGVATSVDAYSQQWNPAKFAFAEHKMGIAVSYTPYLESIITDIALLNANFYNKIDDRSAFAASIRYFTLGEIQLRQNFEDNPRIVKPNEFAIDGSYSLKLSETFSMGVAGRFISSNLKFQDQANTDSQAANAFAVDVAGYYRSREVAYNNFDGRWRAGFNISNLGNKISYDQGGQENFLPTNLKFGGGFDFILDGDNTIAVSTEFNKLLVPTPQDFNNDGDVNGDDAQEYQSIGFLEGVFKSFNDAPGGFSEEIKEVTWALGAEYRYQNAFMLRAGYFNESEEKGSRKFMSVGAGFKFKATQIDLSYLFSSSKIQNPLENTLRFSLTFNFGEEFFND
- the gldJ gene encoding gliding motility lipoprotein GldJ — encoded protein: MKKQFIKVVLSCAVIASSVSSCKNSSSKNTSRATGWKINAKEGGFQHNTDYKEQETAPGLVFVEGGTFTKGKVQDDVMHDWNNTPTQQHVQSFYMDETEVTNSMYLEYLDFLKKVYPPEDPRYANIYTGALPDTLVWRNRLGFNETMTNNYLRHPAYAEYPVVGVNWIQAVQFAEWRTDRVNEIMLEREGYLSSEAKYKALNSEAEGTFSTEAYLNRPESVYNGQIDSLQGKMKKDSISNFASRSTGIILPEYRLPTETEWEYAAAAQVGSREYNNYRGRKKYPWEGDYTRNGQRVGRGDQLANFKQGKGDYGGIAGWSDDGADITAEVKSYKPNDLGLYDMAGNVAEWTADVYRPMVDDEVSDFNYYRGNVYMKTAIGEDGKVNVIRDSIVYDTLPNGKIVAVNLPGEIKMVAVDEQETYLRTNFSSSDNRGYRDGDAGSSRFYDKFNDDEDGDEKKKMYNSPNHKVERDSAGTVVRQYDESNYRTTLINNEVRVFKGGSWRDRAYWLDPAQRRYLPQYMATDYIGFRCAMSRVGSKSKTKNKTVRGKKAK